In Fluviicola taffensis DSM 16823, the following are encoded in one genomic region:
- a CDS encoding acyl-CoA thioesterase: MLDSYKLQVRFSDCDMMQHVNNAVYLNYFEEARIHYFRQMLGVEWDWKKTGVILRKNELEYLKPVFLHEPVEIFVYLKHIGEKSFTLSYEVKVLNEVKTTGSSVLVCYDSVNKISIPIPKRMKDALGKLSLKLEQ, translated from the coding sequence ATGTTAGATTCGTACAAACTACAAGTCCGTTTTTCTGATTGCGATATGATGCAGCACGTGAATAATGCGGTTTATCTCAACTATTTCGAGGAAGCTCGGATTCACTATTTTCGCCAAATGCTAGGTGTGGAATGGGATTGGAAAAAAACAGGAGTAATCCTCCGAAAAAATGAATTGGAATATTTGAAACCAGTTTTTTTGCATGAGCCTGTAGAAATTTTTGTTTATTTAAAGCACATTGGCGAGAAAAGCTTTACTTTATCCTATGAAGTGAAGGTTTTGAATGAAGTAAAAACAACAGGTAGCTCTGTTTTGGTGTGCTACGATAGTGTGAATAAAATCTCCATTCCAATTCCTAAAAGAATGAAAGATGCTTTAGGGAAACTTTCTCTGAAGTTGGAACAATAA